The Verrucomicrobiota bacterium genome window below encodes:
- a CDS encoding sulfatase-like hydrolase/transferase codes for MKKLIPIILIAELAVFTAHGQAAITDSGKANKRPNILLIVADDLGYGELSAQGNPQIPTPNVDSLAKNGVRFTSGYVSGPYCSPTRAGLLTGRYQQRYGHEFNPGPVQGASVTFGLSLKETTLGNRLKEAGYATGWFGKSHLGYEPQFHPLKRGFDEYFGFLGGAHDYLDAAGDSNNPILRGTNRVSNIDYTTDAFGREAVNFIEKHHAEPWLVYLPFNAVHAPLESIEKYLARFQGIEDKKRRTFAAMLSALDDAVGSVLAKIREHGLEEDTLIFFISDNGGPTAQTTSGNGPLRGFKAQTWEGGIRVPWIVQWKGHLPAGKVDDRPVIQLDIHPTALAAAGVEIKPEWKLDGVNLLPFLNGAKAGEPHEALYWRFGQQIAIRKGDWKLVKAPSPGQRGLGGANAETKASTEGAELYNLTKDIGETNNLAGNEPEKFKELAAAWNTWNADLAEPAWRPGPRQNGPRRAGAVTQTSNTSTNGPWKSGDVLNRNDAPQIAGHPLVISAEIEPVGTNGVILTQGAGRNGYALYLDGGKLAFAVRISGELASIGGKEPLGKGHYRVEARLEEGGKLSLLMDGRKLAEGKASGLIDAQPGRGLSVGNAETGAAVGEYETPNPFSGKIENVTVRVL; via the coding sequence ATGAAAAAGCTTATCCCCATCATACTCATCGCAGAACTGGCCGTGTTTACGGCCCATGGTCAGGCTGCCATCACTGACTCAGGCAAAGCCAACAAACGCCCTAACATCCTGTTGATCGTCGCCGACGATTTGGGGTATGGCGAACTGAGTGCCCAGGGAAATCCGCAGATTCCCACACCCAATGTTGATTCCCTGGCAAAAAACGGCGTTCGCTTCACCAGCGGCTATGTCAGCGGCCCCTATTGCAGCCCAACGCGCGCCGGTTTGCTCACCGGACGGTACCAACAACGTTATGGTCACGAGTTTAACCCCGGGCCAGTGCAGGGAGCCTCGGTTACGTTTGGCCTCTCTCTGAAGGAGACCACGCTGGGCAACCGTCTGAAGGAGGCGGGCTATGCGACCGGATGGTTTGGCAAATCGCACCTTGGCTACGAACCGCAGTTTCATCCGCTTAAACGTGGATTCGATGAATATTTCGGGTTCCTGGGCGGTGCCCATGACTACCTCGACGCCGCTGGAGACTCGAACAACCCGATTCTCCGAGGCACCAACCGCGTCAGCAATATTGATTACACCACCGACGCCTTTGGACGCGAGGCTGTAAACTTCATCGAGAAGCACCATGCGGAGCCATGGCTTGTTTATTTGCCTTTCAACGCCGTGCATGCGCCGCTCGAATCCATTGAGAAGTATCTCGCCCGCTTCCAGGGCATCGAGGATAAAAAACGCCGCACCTTTGCCGCGATGCTTTCGGCGCTGGACGATGCCGTGGGCAGTGTGTTGGCCAAAATTCGCGAGCATGGTTTGGAGGAAGATACACTGATCTTCTTCATCAGCGACAATGGCGGCCCCACGGCACAAACCACCTCGGGCAACGGCCCGCTGCGTGGATTCAAGGCCCAGACTTGGGAGGGGGGAATTCGCGTGCCGTGGATTGTGCAATGGAAAGGCCATCTCCCGGCGGGCAAAGTGGATGATCGCCCGGTCATCCAACTCGATATTCACCCGACTGCGCTGGCTGCTGCCGGCGTGGAAATCAAACCCGAGTGGAAACTCGACGGCGTCAACCTTCTGCCTTTTCTCAATGGGGCCAAAGCTGGCGAGCCTCACGAAGCGCTTTACTGGCGTTTCGGCCAGCAGATCGCCATCCGCAAGGGTGATTGGAAACTGGTCAAGGCCCCGTCGCCGGGGCAGCGCGGTCTTGGTGGCGCCAATGCCGAAACCAAAGCCAGCACGGAGGGGGCGGAACTGTACAACCTGACCAAAGACATTGGAGAAACCAACAATCTGGCGGGCAATGAACCGGAAAAATTCAAGGAACTCGCCGCCGCTTGGAATACGTGGAACGCCGATTTGGCGGAACCTGCGTGGCGCCCCGGTCCGCGCCAGAATGGTCCGCGCCGGGCGGGTGCAGTGACGCAAACCTCCAACACTTCAACCAATGGACCGTGGAAATCCGGCGATGTGCTGAATCGCAATGATGCGCCACAGATTGCCGGGCATCCGCTGGTAATCTCGGCCGAAATCGAACCCGTAGGCACCAACGGCGTCATTCTGACCCAGGGAGCCGGTCGGAACGGCTATGCGTTATATCTGGATGGCGGCAAGCTGGCCTTTGCCGTACGCATTTCCGGGGAACTGGCCTCCATTGGCGGCAAAGAGCCGTTGGGGAAAGGTCATTATCGGGTGGAAGCTCGTTTGGAAGAAGGGGGCAAACTCAGCCTGCTCATGGATGGCCGCAAATTGGCCGAAGGCAAGGCCTCTGGCCTCATTGATGCCCAACCGGGCCGCGGGCTGTCCGTGGGTAATGCGGAGACCGGTGCGGCAGTGGGAGAATATGAAACGCCCAATCCGTTCAGCGGGAAAATCGAAAACGTCACGGTCCGGGTACTTTGA